One Pagrus major chromosome 15, Pma_NU_1.0 DNA window includes the following coding sequences:
- the tlx1 gene encoding T-cell leukemia homeobox protein 1 yields MDHIGILGAHLQHHTHVEPISFGIDQILSNVEQSCMLGVRMHEPEYGQAAYNSSGSSGGFTCGNSGYNGTASSCGMASLGGAYHMNMGVNASGTNLNAAGVIRVPAHRPRSCGNPSVPPVSGTINNLTALTFPWMESNRRYTKDRFTGHPYQNRTPPKKKKPRTSFTRLQICELEKRFHRQKYLASAERAALAKALKMTDAQVKTWFQNRRTKWRRQTAEEREAERQQANRILMQLQQEAFQNTINQPVTPDPLCLQNSSLYALQNLQPWTENTAKISSVSSCE; encoded by the exons ATGGATCACATAGGGATACTGGGAGCGCATCTGCAGCACCACACGCACGTGGAGCCCATCAGCTTCGGTATTGATCAGATCCTCAGTAACGTGGAGCAGAGCTGCATGCTGGGCGTGAGGATGCACGAGCCGGAGTACGGTCAAGCGGCCTATAACAGCAGCGGGAGCAGCGGGGGCTTCACCTGCGGTAACAGCGGATATAACGGCACCGCCAGCTCGTGCGGAATGGCCTCCCTCGGCGGGGCTTATCACATGAACATGGGCGTGAATGCCAGCGGGACTAACTTGAACGCCGCCGGGGTCATCCGTGTCCCTGCGCACCGGCCTCGGAGCTGCGGGAACCCGTCCGTGCCGCCGGTGAGTGGGACCATCAACAACCTGACGGCGCTGACGTTCCCCTGGATGGAGAGCAACCGACGCTACACCAAAGACAGGTTCACAG GTCATCCCTACCAGAACCGGACGCCTCCTAAGAAGAAGAAGCCTCGGACGTCCTTCACCCGGCTGCAGATCTGTGAGCTTGAGAAACGCTTCCATCGGCAGAAGTACCTGGCGTCTGCTGAGCGGGCCGCCCTCGCCAAGGCCCTAAAGATGACAGACGCGCAGGTCAAAACCTGGTTCCAAAACAGACGCACCAAATGGAG GCGACAGACGGCGGAGGAGCGGGAGGCGGAGCGGCAGCAGGCCAACCGGATCCTCATGCAGCTGCAACAGGAGGCCTTCCAGAACACCATCAACCAGCCGGTCACCCCGGACCCACTGTGCCTGCAGAACAGCTCTCTGTACGCCCTGCAGAACCTGCAGCCCTGGACCGAAAACACCGCCAAGATCAGCAGCGTGTCGTCATGCGAATAG